The following are encoded in a window of Deltaproteobacteria bacterium genomic DNA:
- a CDS encoding glycosyltransferase, whose translation MDLLFIPKVFPRASVIGGPILIHHRIKNLFKMGYGITVLAPAYSDEDHNDNSLKPYCEQIILIDSPSGRTSEEVEKFKAELKRPPFFLSGDGAYDPRLDDVFRSLIARRAYGAIIAEYSMMGQYLEGSKEIIPQSTMTIISVHECYTQAFQQQANKGKRISNGTIEELFEYEFEMYRSVDHVLSLTQQDMEVLIRLAPDLKEKTSVVPHGVDSSFYVPRPEKSWDTKNILFLGNFRH comes from the coding sequence TTGGACCTGCTCTTCATACCCAAAGTTTTCCCCAGGGCGAGCGTTATTGGAGGCCCCATACTCATTCATCACAGGATCAAGAACCTTTTCAAAATGGGTTATGGGATAACAGTCCTTGCACCCGCGTATTCAGACGAGGATCACAACGACAATAGCCTTAAGCCATACTGTGAACAGATCATACTTATTGACTCCCCCAGTGGCAGAACCTCTGAGGAGGTGGAAAAATTCAAAGCTGAGCTTAAGCGTCCCCCCTTCTTTCTTTCAGGGGACGGCGCATACGACCCCCGACTCGATGATGTCTTTAGGTCTCTTATTGCAAGGCGCGCTTATGGCGCCATCATCGCCGAGTACTCCATGATGGGCCAGTATCTTGAAGGATCAAAGGAAATCATTCCTCAAAGTACCATGACCATTATCTCTGTCCATGAATGCTATACGCAAGCTTTTCAGCAGCAGGCAAACAAGGGAAAACGCATAAGTAATGGGACGATTGAGGAGCTTTTTGAGTATGAGTTTGAAATGTATCGCTCGGTTGATCATGTCCTTTCCTTGACGCAACAGGATATGGAGGTTCTTATCCGGCTTGCGCCAGATCTGAAAGAAAAGACAAGTGTGGTTCCACATGGCGTTGATTCCAGCTTCTACGTCCCGCGTCCTGAGAAATCGTGGGATACAAAGAACATACTCTTCCTTGGTAATTTTCGCCAT
- a CDS encoding cold-shock protein, whose amino-acid sequence MANGKVKWFDERKGYGFIEQEDGPDVFVHHSGITGNGFKSLREEDKVTFDIEQGKKGPAAVNVTVV is encoded by the coding sequence ATGGCTAATGGAAAAGTGAAGTGGTTTGATGAGCGCAAAGGCTACGGCTTCATTGAGCAGGAAGACGGTCCTGATGTATTTGTTCATCATTCAGGAATCACTGGGAACGGCTTCAAGTCTCTTAGAGAAGAAGACAAGGTTACCTTTGACATAGAGCAAGGCAAAAAAGGCCCTGCGGCAGTAAATGTCACTGTAGTTTAA
- a CDS encoding 2-dehydropantoate 2-reductase produces MKITIIGPGAMGCLFAAFLAEAKQEVLLLDYRPERVELLKQNGLFVEGISGEHWVKVRISASPADAADSELVLVCVKAYHTRTAADSLAAHLAPEARILTLQNGVGNVEILSEVCGPERVWAGITSQGATAFEPGHVRHAGTGQTIIGAASGPGQEDRLAEAADLFSQAGFAANVEARVEPLIWSKLIVNAGINPLTALTRLKNGQLLHYPGTERLMEAAVREAVAVVKAMGLAPVFPDPIEHVKSVARATAGNIASMLQDVLAKRRTEIDSINGAVVTHGQGLGISTPVNKTLTALVKTIEASYEARV; encoded by the coding sequence ATGAAGATCACCATTATCGGGCCTGGGGCCATGGGCTGCCTCTTTGCCGCCTTTCTGGCCGAAGCTAAGCAGGAGGTGTTGCTCCTGGACTACCGTCCGGAACGGGTTGAGCTTTTGAAGCAAAACGGCCTGTTTGTCGAGGGGATCAGCGGGGAACATTGGGTCAAGGTTCGGATTTCAGCCTCACCGGCCGATGCGGCCGATTCCGAGCTGGTTCTCGTGTGCGTCAAGGCCTACCACACCCGGACGGCAGCAGATAGCCTTGCCGCGCATCTGGCCCCGGAAGCTCGCATCCTGACCCTGCAAAACGGAGTGGGCAACGTGGAAATCCTGAGTGAGGTCTGCGGGCCGGAGCGTGTCTGGGCTGGCATAACTTCACAGGGGGCCACCGCTTTCGAGCCAGGACACGTGCGTCATGCCGGAACCGGCCAGACCATCATCGGCGCAGCCTCAGGCCCGGGCCAGGAAGACCGTCTGGCTGAGGCGGCCGATTTATTCAGCCAGGCCGGATTCGCGGCCAATGTCGAGGCCAGGGTCGAGCCTCTGATCTGGTCAAAGCTGATCGTCAACGCGGGCATCAATCCTCTGACAGCCCTGACCCGGCTGAAAAACGGACAGCTTCTTCATTATCCCGGCACCGAGCGGCTCATGGAAGCGGCGGTCCGCGAGGCCGTGGCCGTGGTAAAGGCCATGGGCCTGGCGCCTGTCTTCCCTGACCCCATCGAACACGTAAAATCAGTGGCCCGGGCCACCGCAGGCAATATAGCCTCCATGCTCCAGGACGTCCTGGCCAAACGCCGCACCGAGATAGACAGCATCAACGGCGCGGTGGTGACTCACGGGCAGGGCCTCGGGATCAGCACGCCGGTCAACAAGACCCTGACCGCCCTGGTCAAGACCATTGAGGCCAGCTATGAGGCCAGGGTTTAG